The segment GAGCAAGGCGGAAGGTCTGGTCGGGGCGCACCCGGCCCAGGTAGGTGAGGGGGCTCCCCTGAAAGAGGGCCTCCACCTCCCGGCGGTGCTCCGGGGCCACACTGATGAGAAACCGCCCGGCGGACTCGGAGTAAAGCGCCGCATGCACCGGCCCCTGAGGGAGGACTGGACTCACCTCCGCCTCCACCCCCAGGCCGGCGGCCAGGCTCACCAAGGCCAGATGCACCCCCAGGCCGCCCCGGGTGAGGGCACGGCAGGAGGCAATGAGCCCTTGGCCGAGAGCCTCCTCCAGCTTGCGATAATACGGCAGGAACTCGTCGCTCCGGACTTGGGGCACACTCAGGCCGGTATAGCCTAAAAGTTCGTAAAGCTCCGAGCCCCCCAGCTCGTGGCGGGTCCGGCCCAGGACATAGAGGTGATCGCCCGGGGCCTTGAGCTCGGGGCTCACCACCCGGGTCAGATCGCTGATGGGGGCCACGCCGGTGAAAAACAGGGTGGGGAGGCCGGAGACCCGGTGGGTTTCGCCGAAGGCCCCGGGGTGCACCCCATCCACATACATGCTGTCCTTGCCGGAGAGCAAAGGCACGCCATAGGCGAGGCACAGTTCCTTCACCGCCCGGCAGGCCCGAATCAGCTGGGCCGCCTTGAACTTGCCGTCGGGGTTGCGCTCCGGATGGTATTCAATGCTGGGCCAGCAGAAGTTGTCCACCCCGCCCAGGTGCTCCAGGGAGGCGCCCACCGCGAGCAGCCGGCGCACCGCTTCGTCAATGGTCACCGCGGCCATATGATAGGCGTCGATGCGGCTGTAGGCGGGGTTCAGGGCCACCGCCACCGCCAGGCCGCGATGGGAGTCCAGCCGGGGCCTGAGCACCGCAGCGTCCACCGGGATGGGCCACACCCGGCCTGCCAAGGGCTTGAGGACGCTTCCCCCTTGCACCTCGTGGTCGTATTGCCGGGGGATCCACTCCCGGGAGCAGAGATTGGGACGGTCCAGCAGGGTGAGGAGGAGGCTTGGGTGATCCTGCACCTCTCCCACGACCGGCTCCGTCAACCGCATCTCCGGCGGAATCCACTCCGCCTCGAATTCCCAGGGCGGGAAGTCCTGCTCCAGGAAAGAAAGTTCCACCGCGGCGCAGGGTTTCTCGCCGTAGCGCACCGTCAGCAAGCCGGTGTCAGTGAAGCGACCGATGGCGGCCACCTCCACCTCGTGTCGCCGGGCCAGCTCCTCAAAGGCGGCCACCTCCTCCGGGGCCACCCCCACCACCATGCGCTCCTGGGATTCGGAGACCCAAATCTCCCAAGGGTCCAGGCCGGTGTATTTCAGCGGCACCTGGTCCAGCCAGACCTCGGCGCCCCCGGCCAGCCGGGCGGATTCGCCCACGGCGCTGGAGAGCCCGCCGCCGCCGCAGTCGGTGATGAAGCGGATATAGCCCCGGTCCCGGGCCTCCAGCAAAAAGTCGTGCAGCTTCTTTTGGGTGTAGGGGTCGCCGATCTGCACGTGGCCCGCGGGGGTGCCGGGGGTGGCCACCTCCGAGGAGGCGGTGACCCCGTGGATGCCGTCGGCGCCCACCCGGCCGCCGCACATGAGGATGACGTCTCCGGGCCGGGCCGCCTTGGAGAACCCCGCCCGGCCGGCCACCTCCCGGGGTAGAAGCCCCACCGCGGCCACAAAGACCAGGCATTTGCCCAGGTAACTTTCGTCAAAATAAAGCGCCCCGGCCACCGTGGGGATGCCGCTTTTGTTGCCGCCGTCCCTCACACCTTCGATGACTCCGTCCAGAAGCCGCCGGGGATGGAGCCGCGGGGTCAGCGGCCCGGGGTAGTCCCGGGGGCCGACGCAGAAGCCATAAAGGCCGGCGATGAGTTTGGCGCCCTGGCCGGTGCCCAGGGGATCCCGGTACACCCCCACAATGCCGGTGAGCGAGCCGCCGTAGGCCTCCAGATTGGAGGGGGAGTTGTGGGTTTCCCCCTTGATGACGTAAGCAAACTCCTCATCAAAGGCGCCCACCCCGGCGTTGT is part of the Desulfobaccales bacterium genome and harbors:
- a CDS encoding AIR synthase-related protein; this encodes MTQRLEIAWRPELPDAEGAAVARKASEYFGFSLSEVRVIRLLTLDLDLTPAEWEAVRTEIFTNPVTQVSSYTPLARDLDWAVWVGFRPGVRDTAGAVAKEAIAAFLNRPLPPEAQVYTSRLYVLKGAELSRSQVERLARELLANDLIQEYRVYSRADWDPALGVGLILPRVELAHTPQVQEFPLAFPEELAALSAARHLALREQDLPVILEYFSRPAVLARRRELGLGPLTDVELEYIAQARSDHCNHNTFRGRFHYTDLATGERFLLDNPFEQCIKAPTLALAKEKPWVLSVLWDNAGVGAFDEEFAYVIKGETHNSPSNLEAYGGSLTGIVGVYRDPLGTGQGAKLIAGLYGFCVGPRDYPGPLTPRLHPRRLLDGVIEGVRDGGNKSGIPTVAGALYFDESYLGKCLVFVAAVGLLPREVAGRAGFSKAARPGDVILMCGGRVGADGIHGVTASSEVATPGTPAGHVQIGDPYTQKKLHDFLLEARDRGYIRFITDCGGGGLSSAVGESARLAGGAEVWLDQVPLKYTGLDPWEIWVSESQERMVVGVAPEEVAAFEELARRHEVEVAAIGRFTDTGLLTVRYGEKPCAAVELSFLEQDFPPWEFEAEWIPPEMRLTEPVVGEVQDHPSLLLTLLDRPNLCSREWIPRQYDHEVQGGSVLKPLAGRVWPIPVDAAVLRPRLDSHRGLAVAVALNPAYSRIDAYHMAAVTIDEAVRRLLAVGASLEHLGGVDNFCWPSIEYHPERNPDGKFKAAQLIRACRAVKELCLAYGVPLLSGKDSMYVDGVHPGAFGETHRVSGLPTLFFTGVAPISDLTRVVSPELKAPGDHLYVLGRTRHELGGSELYELLGYTGLSVPQVRSDEFLPYYRKLEEALGQGLIASCRALTRGGLGVHLALVSLAAGLGVEAEVSPVLPQGPVHAALYSESAGRFLISVAPEHRREVEALFQGSPLTYLGRVRPDQTFRLAHNSSKIIDISLPELAHAWQRRFGGLV